A stretch of the Sulfolobus acidocaldarius SUSAZ genome encodes the following:
- a CDS encoding MFS transporter, whose product MTGKEISRTQVIKVAIGTSLGTTIEWYDFFLYGYAATLIFPKLFFPPFSSPITSLLISLSTYAVGFVARPIGAMIFGHLGDKLGRRTGLLWDLILMGLGTGIIGLLPGYSVLGYGSLVIATVSRILQGIGVGGEWGGATTWLTEYAAKSKWRAFWGSWVQQGVPIGLLWASGILGVFAVFPSDSPLGLYNYGWRLAFWIGAIAAIIGIIIRLIIMESPMFESILERGEVSKVPSIEVWRKYWTKILLLAGSWAAQNAGFYLYSVYSVTFLTGLHFSRNLALLSVTISSLIGIFITILFGIYADKLGRRTGMITAFGFGLIFSFLYVMMLMQLNFALILIAQILITVAVLGSYAILPAFFAENFPTKYRYSGTGISYHMAAPIAGGLAPLIVAALVGENYSVNWYWFALIFVIYFAISIGALLALKETRGKEME is encoded by the coding sequence GTGACTGGAAAGGAAATAAGTAGAACACAAGTCATAAAAGTTGCAATAGGCACATCATTAGGAACTACAATAGAATGGTACGACTTTTTCTTGTATGGATATGCCGCTACACTGATTTTCCCTAAACTCTTCTTCCCACCATTTTCGTCACCAATAACGTCTCTGCTTATATCCCTGTCGACCTATGCTGTTGGTTTCGTAGCAAGACCAATTGGTGCTATGATTTTTGGTCATTTGGGGGACAAGTTAGGAAGAAGGACAGGTCTTCTATGGGATCTAATCTTAATGGGTTTAGGGACTGGTATTATAGGTCTATTGCCTGGTTACTCCGTCCTAGGATATGGATCACTGGTTATAGCAACAGTTTCCAGAATCTTACAGGGAATAGGAGTAGGCGGAGAATGGGGCGGAGCTACCACTTGGCTCACTGAATATGCTGCTAAATCAAAGTGGAGGGCGTTCTGGGGAAGTTGGGTTCAACAGGGAGTTCCAATAGGTCTATTATGGGCTTCAGGTATTTTGGGAGTTTTTGCGGTATTTCCCAGCGACTCTCCCCTAGGCTTATATAACTACGGATGGAGATTAGCCTTTTGGATAGGGGCAATAGCTGCAATCATTGGTATTATCATAAGATTGATAATTATGGAGAGCCCTATGTTCGAAAGTATTCTAGAGAGAGGTGAAGTTTCTAAGGTGCCGTCAATAGAAGTATGGAGAAAGTATTGGACTAAGATACTTCTATTAGCAGGATCATGGGCAGCACAGAACGCAGGATTCTACTTATATTCGGTTTACTCGGTGACTTTCTTAACAGGATTACACTTCTCCAGAAATCTAGCCCTGTTGTCAGTCACTATATCTTCACTTATAGGAATATTCATTACAATACTGTTCGGAATATATGCGGACAAACTAGGAAGAAGAACGGGTATGATAACAGCCTTCGGGTTTGGGCTCATATTTAGCTTCCTCTATGTGATGATGTTAATGCAACTTAACTTTGCATTAATTCTGATCGCGCAAATCCTAATAACAGTAGCAGTCCTTGGGTCTTACGCCATACTCCCCGCCTTCTTTGCTGAAAACTTTCCTACTAAATACAGATATTCAGGGACAGGAATAAGTTACCACATGGCTGCTCCAATAGCAGGTGGATTGGCTCCACTTATTGTCGCAGCGCTTGTAGGGGAGAACTACTCTGTTAACTGGTACTGGTTCGCCTTAATATTTGTTATCTATTTTGCCATATCAATAGGAGCACTATTGGCATTAAAAGAGACCAGAGGTAAGGAAATGGAATAA
- a CDS encoding GntR family transcriptional regulator — MTSIIKIDLESKTPTYKQIADQIIELIAKGKLKPGDKLPSIRELASMLGVNMLTVNKAYNYLVNEGFIVVQKRRYVVKSEVRDDSWKSMLRVVIYRALASNKNRDEIVNEINRIISEANTR, encoded by the coding sequence ATGACAAGTATAATAAAAATTGACCTAGAGTCCAAGACTCCTACCTATAAACAGATAGCTGACCAGATTATCGAGTTAATAGCTAAGGGTAAGTTAAAGCCTGGGGATAAATTACCCTCTATAAGAGAGTTAGCATCAATGCTCGGTGTCAACATGCTAACTGTGAACAAGGCTTACAACTACCTAGTTAACGAGGGTTTTATTGTAGTCCAGAAGAGAAGATATGTAGTGAAGAGCGAGGTAAGAGATGATAGTTGGAAAAGTATGTTACGAGTCGTAATCTACAGAGCGTTGGCATCAAACAAGAATAGGGATGAAATAGTTAATGAGATCAATAGGATTATAAGTGAGGCGAATACGAGGTGA
- a CDS encoding glutamine amidotransferase: MCRMFAYYGSSWSKVEELFNCLSRSAQRDPYFNGSSHKDGWGFVIVTRDKVIHYRSGRPIFEDRLPIKLDDQEMIVVFHARQASSGNPVGSQFSHPYLEVNQNGSIFLAHNGSVDKEGLVKQLSIDSEYVVDSELALKFLSSYKDLSEGVEALKNYTKSALNLIVVNISRQGEAELYYLNYVSPSHWDRVKSGRTSASPNYYDLYINNEYGVSVFSSTLSYYCNELGERKAEYGNLTKLGEKMRLT; the protein is encoded by the coding sequence ATGTGCAGAATGTTCGCTTATTATGGCTCATCATGGTCTAAGGTTGAAGAGTTGTTTAACTGTTTGAGTAGATCAGCCCAGAGAGACCCATACTTTAATGGCTCTAGCCATAAGGACGGGTGGGGGTTCGTCATAGTAACTAGAGATAAAGTAATTCATTATAGAAGTGGAAGACCAATATTTGAGGATAGATTACCCATTAAATTGGACGATCAAGAGATGATTGTTGTATTTCACGCTAGACAGGCTAGTAGTGGTAATCCCGTAGGTTCACAGTTTTCTCACCCTTATTTAGAAGTGAACCAGAACGGTTCAATTTTTCTTGCCCATAATGGAAGTGTGGATAAGGAAGGACTAGTGAAGCAACTCTCCATAGACTCAGAATACGTGGTCGACTCTGAACTAGCCTTAAAGTTTCTATCAAGTTACAAAGACCTCTCTGAGGGAGTTGAAGCCTTGAAGAACTACACGAAGTCAGCACTTAACCTAATTGTGGTAAACATCTCTAGACAAGGAGAGGCAGAACTATATTATCTGAATTACGTAAGCCCTTCTCACTGGGATCGTGTTAAAAGCGGTAGAACAAGTGCTTCACCGAATTATTATGACCTTTACATCAATAATGAATATGGAGTCTCAGTTTTCTCTTCAACATTGTCATATTATTGTAATGAATTAGGAGAGAGAAAGGCTGAATATGGTAACTTAACTAAGTTAGGAGAGAAGATGAGATTAACGTGA
- a CDS encoding MFS transporter produces the protein MRNNTTNVIGAYVSWIMDGYDLGAVVITSSILGQLFYPKQLALLAATLPIIFTIISRPLGGFLFGYIGDKLGRRASMLITVLGYSLSIGLTAFLPTYLQIGILASVLLSVLRILQGIFIGGDVAGSFTISMESIVKRRGILSGLMQAGVLVGFVIVDSLFTYLASIYGKAFFTTYWRIIFGIGMIPALLAVLIRFKMSEPEMWLKAKGKNPLSGIKDVWQPLIVMIGFWMAIYAGPQFLPVLYGTVMKLNPAYYGQIILYMNIIGIPAMLLAGFLSDYVGRKLLGIIGSVIGIISGALLYFHLPSTYLLADYTFLFGFLVNLASSISPAYLAERFKTFSRATGVGTAYNGAFMVAGWTQLIISLLSQSINVFVATFSIFAIGWLIAIIGLAIGPETNNVNLDKI, from the coding sequence ATGAGGAACAATACCACTAATGTGATCGGTGCATACGTATCTTGGATCATGGATGGTTACGACCTAGGAGCAGTGGTTATTACGTCCTCTATACTGGGTCAATTGTTTTACCCTAAGCAGTTGGCACTACTTGCTGCAACACTCCCAATTATATTCACTATAATATCCAGACCTCTTGGGGGTTTCCTCTTTGGTTATATAGGTGACAAGTTAGGCAGAAGAGCAAGTATGCTCATAACAGTCCTGGGATACTCTCTGTCAATAGGATTGACTGCGTTCTTACCGACTTACCTTCAGATAGGAATTCTCGCCTCTGTCCTCTTGTCCGTACTTAGGATATTACAGGGAATCTTTATTGGTGGAGATGTCGCAGGAAGTTTTACAATATCAATGGAAAGCATTGTAAAGAGAAGGGGGATATTATCAGGACTAATGCAGGCTGGGGTTTTAGTTGGGTTTGTGATAGTTGACTCCCTCTTTACCTATTTAGCAAGTATTTACGGAAAAGCTTTCTTCACTACTTACTGGAGGATAATATTTGGTATTGGCATGATACCGGCTCTTTTGGCTGTTCTAATAAGGTTTAAGATGTCTGAACCTGAGATGTGGTTGAAGGCTAAGGGCAAAAACCCACTATCAGGTATTAAGGACGTTTGGCAACCACTAATAGTTATGATAGGTTTTTGGATGGCAATTTATGCAGGACCACAATTCCTACCTGTCCTTTATGGTACAGTGATGAAGCTAAACCCAGCTTATTATGGGCAAATCATACTGTACATGAATATCATAGGGATTCCTGCAATGCTTTTAGCAGGGTTTCTGTCAGATTACGTGGGAAGGAAACTTTTAGGTATAATAGGTTCTGTAATAGGGATAATTAGTGGTGCACTACTCTATTTCCACTTACCCTCTACATATCTCCTGGCAGACTACACTTTCCTGTTTGGATTCCTAGTTAATCTAGCCTCGTCAATATCCCCTGCATACTTAGCTGAGAGGTTTAAGACCTTCTCAAGGGCTACAGGTGTAGGGACAGCTTACAATGGTGCATTTATGGTAGCAGGCTGGACACAGCTGATTATCTCACTGCTCTCACAAAGTATTAACGTATTCGTCGCTACCTTCTCCATATTCGCAATTGGTTGGTTAATAGCAATAATTGGGTTAGCCATAGGACCTGAGACTAATAATGTGAATTTAGATAAAATATAA
- a CDS encoding pyruvate dehydrogenase (catalyzes the formation of acetate from pyruvate), which produces MQSVAEVITKVLEESGVQRIYGIPGDSIDPLVDAVRRSKISYIQVRHEEGAAFAASVEAKITGKPVACMGTSGPGSIHLLNGLYDAKMDHVPVIAFSGQVESDMLGHDYFQEVNLVKLFDDVAVYNQILINPDNAEYTVRRAIREAVTKRGVAHINLPADILRKSSEYKGKREEIVPKVEYSVDFSKVKELIDNSKKPILMIGGGARGLGEHINKFAEKIGSPVIYALNGKGILPDLDPKVMGGIGLLGTKPSISAMDKADLLILLGTSFPYVNFLNRDAKVIQVDLNPSNIGKRINVDISLPIPAEEFLKIEVKEKEEKFYEKLKGEKEDWLDKISKQESSSDKPMKPQRVAYIVSQKCKDDAVIVTDTGNVTMWTARHFRASGKQTFVFSSWLGSMGIGVPGAVGASLATNRERQVIAFAGDGGFTMTMMELITAKKYGLPVKVIIYNNSKLGMIKFEQEVMGYPEWGVDLLNPDFSKLAESTGFKGFKLEEPGEAESVIEEFLNAEGGAVLDAVVDPNERPMPPKLTFKQAGEYVLSIFREKLQGD; this is translated from the coding sequence ATGCAATCTGTAGCCGAAGTGATAACAAAAGTATTAGAGGAGAGCGGAGTCCAGAGGATCTACGGTATCCCTGGAGACTCAATAGACCCACTCGTTGACGCGGTAAGGAGGTCAAAAATATCCTACATCCAAGTTAGACATGAAGAAGGGGCTGCATTTGCCGCATCAGTTGAGGCTAAGATCACAGGCAAACCTGTGGCATGTATGGGTACCTCTGGACCAGGCTCAATACACCTATTGAATGGCTTATATGACGCAAAGATGGACCACGTACCTGTCATAGCATTTTCAGGTCAAGTGGAGTCTGATATGCTAGGACACGACTACTTCCAGGAGGTCAACTTAGTCAAGTTATTTGACGACGTTGCAGTCTATAACCAAATCCTCATTAACCCTGACAACGCAGAGTACACAGTGAGAAGGGCTATCAGGGAGGCTGTCACCAAGAGGGGAGTTGCGCACATAAACCTCCCTGCAGATATATTGAGGAAGTCCTCAGAGTATAAGGGTAAAAGAGAGGAGATTGTCCCTAAGGTGGAGTACAGTGTGGACTTTTCAAAGGTTAAAGAACTTATAGATAACAGTAAAAAGCCAATCTTAATGATAGGTGGTGGAGCAAGGGGTCTCGGGGAACATATAAACAAGTTTGCAGAGAAGATAGGGTCTCCAGTAATCTACGCCCTTAACGGGAAGGGTATATTACCTGACCTAGACCCCAAGGTAATGGGAGGAATAGGACTATTAGGGACAAAGCCCTCCATATCTGCAATGGACAAGGCTGATCTGCTCATCCTATTGGGAACTTCATTCCCATACGTGAACTTTCTGAACAGAGACGCTAAAGTAATTCAGGTCGACTTAAACCCATCAAACATAGGAAAGAGGATTAATGTCGACATATCCCTACCAATTCCTGCAGAGGAATTTCTCAAGATCGAGGTTAAGGAGAAGGAGGAGAAGTTCTATGAGAAGTTAAAAGGGGAGAAGGAGGACTGGCTCGACAAGATCAGTAAGCAGGAGAGCAGTTCAGACAAACCCATGAAGCCTCAGAGGGTAGCTTACATAGTCTCACAGAAGTGTAAAGATGATGCTGTGATAGTTACAGACACAGGTAATGTGACAATGTGGACTGCAAGGCACTTTAGAGCCTCAGGAAAACAGACATTTGTCTTCTCCTCATGGCTTGGGTCAATGGGAATAGGAGTCCCTGGAGCTGTAGGTGCATCGTTAGCCACAAACAGGGAGAGACAAGTAATAGCCTTTGCAGGTGATGGGGGATTCACAATGACCATGATGGAGTTAATAACAGCAAAGAAGTATGGACTTCCTGTAAAGGTCATTATTTACAACAACTCGAAGCTGGGGATGATAAAGTTTGAACAGGAGGTCATGGGTTACCCAGAGTGGGGTGTTGATCTGCTCAATCCAGACTTCTCCAAACTAGCTGAATCAACGGGCTTTAAGGGGTTCAAGTTAGAGGAACCCGGTGAGGCTGAGAGTGTCATTGAGGAGTTCCTTAATGCAGAGGGAGGGGCCGTACTTGACGCAGTAGTGGATCCAAACGAGAGACCTATGCCACCTAAACTGACTTTTAAACAGGCAGGGGAGTACGTCCTCTCGATATTCAGGGAGAAGCTACAGGGTGACTAG
- a CDS encoding beta-galactosidase, protein MLSFPKDFKFGWSQSGFQSEMGTPGSEDPNSDWYVWVHDKENIVSQVVSGDLPENGPGYWGNYKRFHDEAEKIGLNAVRINVEWSRIFPRPMPKPEIETGTHRETSPVISIDFNESKLREMDNYANHEALAHYRQILEDLRNRGLHVVLNMYHWTLPIWLHDPIRVRRGDFTGPTGWLNSRTVYEFARFSAYVAWKLDDLVNEYATMNEPNVVWGAGYAFPRAGFPPNYLSFKLSEIAKWNIVQAHARAYDSIKSISKRKVGIIYANTSYYPLRTQDAEAVEIAESLNRWNFFDTIIRGEVNSEEKVIREDLRNRLDWIGVNYYTRTVVTRTERGYLALLGYGDRCERNSLSLADLPTSDFGWEFFPEGLYDVLLKYWNRYKLPLYVMENGIADDADYQRPYYLVSHIYQVYRALNEGADVRGYLHWSLADNYEWSSGFSMKFGLLKVDYSTKRLYWRPSALVYREIIRSNGIPEELEHLNRVPPTKPLRH, encoded by the coding sequence ATGTTGTCATTCCCAAAGGATTTCAAATTCGGTTGGTCCCAGTCCGGATTTCAGTCTGAAATGGGGACTCCAGGTAGCGAGGATCCGAACAGTGACTGGTACGTTTGGGTTCATGATAAAGAGAATATAGTCTCACAAGTTGTTAGCGGAGATTTACCTGAAAATGGTCCAGGGTATTGGGGGAACTATAAGAGGTTTCATGACGAGGCAGAAAAAATAGGACTAAATGCAGTGAGAATTAACGTGGAGTGGAGTAGAATATTTCCTAGACCAATGCCAAAGCCTGAAATAGAGACAGGGACTCATAGGGAAACCAGTCCTGTCATTAGTATAGACTTTAACGAGTCCAAGCTGAGAGAAATGGACAACTACGCTAACCACGAAGCGTTAGCCCATTACAGGCAAATATTGGAGGACTTGAGAAACAGAGGGCTCCACGTAGTACTGAACATGTATCATTGGACTTTGCCCATATGGTTGCACGATCCTATCAGAGTGAGGAGAGGGGATTTTACAGGACCAACAGGTTGGTTGAACTCAAGGACTGTTTATGAGTTCGCTAGGTTCTCAGCTTATGTAGCTTGGAAATTAGATGATCTGGTTAATGAATACGCAACAATGAATGAACCTAATGTGGTTTGGGGAGCAGGTTACGCTTTTCCGAGAGCAGGTTTCCCTCCCAATTACCTAAGCTTTAAGCTTTCAGAAATAGCCAAATGGAACATAGTTCAGGCTCATGCAAGGGCTTATGACTCCATCAAGAGCATATCAAAAAGGAAAGTTGGCATAATATACGCAAATACCTCATATTATCCACTTAGGACACAGGACGCTGAGGCTGTGGAAATAGCTGAGAGTCTGAACAGGTGGAATTTCTTCGATACCATAATAAGAGGCGAGGTGAATAGTGAGGAAAAGGTCATTAGGGAGGACCTAAGGAACAGGTTAGACTGGATTGGTGTAAACTACTACACGAGGACTGTGGTCACAAGAACTGAGAGGGGTTATCTAGCCCTTTTAGGTTACGGAGATCGCTGTGAAAGGAACTCACTGAGTTTAGCTGATCTACCTACAAGTGATTTCGGTTGGGAGTTCTTTCCTGAGGGGCTATATGATGTACTTCTTAAGTACTGGAATAGGTATAAGTTACCGTTATACGTAATGGAGAACGGTATCGCTGATGACGCTGACTACCAGAGACCGTATTACCTGGTATCCCACATCTACCAGGTGTACAGGGCTTTAAATGAGGGAGCGGATGTAAGAGGTTACTTACATTGGTCTCTGGCAGACAACTATGAGTGGTCATCAGGATTCTCAATGAAATTTGGTCTATTGAAGGTTGATTACTCTACAAAGAGATTATACTGGAGACCTTCTGCCTTAGTCTACAGGGAAATTATCAGGAGCAATGGAATTCCTGAAGAGTTAGAACACCTGAATAGAGTACCTCCCACAAAGCCCTTGAGACACTAA
- a CDS encoding methyltransferase translates to MSCCFKYIGYVKREDNSQSRRNVVKIVVDKDYEEGLRGIEDYSHLIIIYHLHLSQFDGNLVRDFHEGVRVGVFATRTHERPNPIGISVVELLKVEGNVLHVRGINAVDGTPVLDIKPYDYFDRVESIRVPEWWLKKFYQH, encoded by the coding sequence ATGTCGTGCTGTTTTAAGTATATAGGCTACGTGAAAAGAGAAGACAACTCGCAATCAAGACGGAATGTAGTGAAGATTGTTGTGGACAAGGACTATGAGGAAGGGTTAAGAGGTATAGAGGACTACTCACACCTGATAATTATCTACCACCTCCACCTCTCCCAATTTGACGGTAATCTGGTGAGAGATTTCCATGAGGGAGTAAGGGTAGGAGTGTTCGCCACTAGGACTCATGAAAGACCCAATCCCATTGGGATATCTGTTGTCGAGTTGCTAAAGGTAGAGGGTAATGTGCTCCATGTTAGAGGGATAAACGCTGTGGATGGGACTCCAGTCCTTGATATAAAGCCCTATGACTACTTTGACAGGGTAGAGAGTATTAGGGTCCCAGAGTGGTGGTTAAAGAAGTTTTATCAACACTAA
- a CDS encoding FAD-linked oxidase: MEAETITKTFEKEFGDKKFITDDKVLEEESKAPYLVSPVLSKMGKKVIGVIMAEDEEDIYSAVRLCDTYRIPLLARGAGTSTIGQVLPISPLTIVLDINRMREVIESDDTWVRLTPSVKVFKALQYLRKRGKELRVYPSSFYISTLGGYIAGGDVGIGSFQYGYHFDNGGINSVKVVGPTGKYELRGEDTLGVAQAAGTTGVISSAELATVDYEDWKDQLVTFNNVEEVTKYLVKMREYKPKIRRITVEDKETLSSVAKDRLDRLGEWNVIIASTLSLGEEVNMRFLDELAFAAIYVTMSRLTSLKDYFYEVRLLPLEGFSRVVRQVKKALGSNVFIHGDVMTLRGETIIYTVFMSDRGNFPVIDSIMTREGIPFEIHSIEVNYRVDEESRLNLIKKLKRTIDPNNILNPGKLIL, encoded by the coding sequence ATGGAAGCTGAGACCATAACCAAAACCTTTGAGAAGGAGTTCGGCGACAAGAAGTTCATCACCGACGATAAAGTCCTAGAGGAAGAGTCTAAGGCTCCATATCTGGTCTCCCCAGTCCTGTCTAAAATGGGCAAAAAAGTGATAGGTGTCATCATGGCAGAGGACGAGGAGGACATATACAGCGCTGTCAGGCTATGTGACACATACCGCATACCACTGCTAGCCAGGGGAGCTGGTACCAGTACTATAGGGCAAGTCTTACCCATTTCTCCCTTAACCATTGTCTTAGATATCAACAGAATGAGGGAAGTAATAGAGTCAGACGACACCTGGGTGAGGTTAACCCCCAGTGTAAAAGTGTTTAAGGCTCTGCAATACCTGAGAAAAAGGGGTAAAGAGCTAAGGGTCTATCCAAGTAGCTTCTACATATCCACCCTAGGAGGATACATAGCAGGGGGAGACGTAGGGATAGGCTCATTTCAGTACGGCTATCACTTCGATAACGGAGGGATAAACTCCGTCAAAGTCGTTGGACCCACTGGAAAGTATGAGCTAAGGGGTGAGGATACACTGGGAGTAGCCCAAGCTGCCGGGACCACTGGAGTAATCTCCTCAGCGGAGTTGGCAACAGTGGACTATGAGGACTGGAAGGACCAACTGGTCACGTTCAACAATGTAGAGGAGGTGACAAAGTACTTAGTGAAGATGAGAGAGTACAAGCCCAAGATAAGGAGGATTACAGTTGAAGACAAGGAAACACTCTCGTCAGTAGCCAAAGACAGGTTAGACAGGCTAGGAGAGTGGAACGTAATAATTGCTAGTACACTGAGCCTAGGAGAAGAGGTTAATATGAGGTTCCTAGACGAATTGGCATTTGCTGCAATTTACGTCACAATGAGTAGGTTGACCAGCCTCAAGGACTACTTCTACGAGGTCAGACTACTACCCTTAGAGGGCTTCTCAAGGGTGGTAAGGCAGGTTAAGAAAGCTTTAGGCAGTAATGTCTTTATTCACGGAGATGTTATGACCCTGAGGGGAGAGACAATAATCTACACAGTGTTCATGTCAGATAGGGGCAATTTCCCGGTCATAGACAGCATAATGACAAGGGAAGGGATCCCCTTTGAGATTCACTCAATAGAGGTGAACTACAGGGTAGACGAGGAATCCAGGTTAAACTTAATAAAGAAGTTGAAGAGAACCATAGACCCAAACAATATACTTAACCCGGGGAAGTTGATACTATGA
- a CDS encoding cellulase, which produces MKFRLIVVLSTIILLVFTLVSIFIVLSHYQSRNDYIITLGNSYGGKFSILGNYQSDSAYAMGMVYSKNASLFISPFLWNLKSASGYTNLTYMGNILLVNVNFTNFEKINSNLQVDGYPGVMYGKEDWFPFAGKTLMPSYFVLPMRVISLPNFNSTLSYKTYDNKGIIDDLSYDIWLTQSPNTTYLLFPDMEIMIWLYYNETLSQYFVKAGVIRESIVVNGTMIQDNFTVYILPHTGSVNGWIGVYYISQLELPAGNVTIPMSSLIKDSFNYVRGVFPDLQTSAYYLCAIQVGMEFNDIHGVVNVGYTLYNWTMTIQDEM; this is translated from the coding sequence ATGAAATTTAGGTTGATTGTGGTATTATCTACTATTATTCTCCTAGTTTTTACACTTGTCTCTATCTTTATAGTATTATCACACTATCAATCAAGAAATGACTATATCATAACACTGGGTAACTCATATGGTGGAAAGTTTTCAATACTAGGTAACTATCAGAGCGATAGTGCTTACGCTATGGGAATGGTTTATTCTAAGAATGCCTCACTATTTATCTCACCTTTTCTGTGGAACTTGAAGAGTGCCTCAGGTTACACTAATCTCACTTATATGGGCAACATTTTGCTGGTTAATGTTAACTTTACTAATTTTGAAAAGATAAACTCGAATTTGCAAGTTGACGGTTATCCTGGAGTGATGTATGGTAAAGAAGATTGGTTTCCTTTTGCCGGAAAGACTCTTATGCCTTCCTATTTTGTACTTCCTATGAGAGTTATAAGTCTACCAAACTTTAACTCGACCTTATCATATAAGACCTATGACAACAAAGGGATAATAGATGACCTCTCGTATGATATATGGTTGACCCAAAGTCCAAATACTACATATCTACTTTTCCCTGACATGGAGATAATGATATGGCTATATTACAACGAGACACTATCTCAGTATTTTGTTAAGGCTGGTGTTATAAGGGAAAGTATCGTGGTAAATGGAACTATGATTCAAGATAATTTCACAGTATATATTTTACCTCACACAGGATCAGTGAACGGTTGGATTGGAGTATATTACATAAGTCAACTAGAATTACCTGCGGGAAACGTTACTATCCCCATGTCCTCATTAATAAAGGATTCATTTAACTATGTTAGAGGCGTATTTCCTGACTTACAGACCTCAGCATATTATTTATGTGCAATTCAAGTAGGAATGGAGTTTAATGACATACATGGGGTAGTGAATGTGGGTTATACATTGTATAACTGGACAATGACCATCCAGGATGAGATGTAA
- a CDS encoding FAD-dependent pyridine nucleotide-disulfide oxidoreductase, whose protein sequence is MIVIVGGGFSGVSAYNQNSNAVIIDKKDFFLLTPWVIDYICGLKELGDVTVKYKRVVLGELRKIDYKGKRVILDREREIRYDKLIVSLGHHQNLPRLKGAREYAHKIETLDDAVALRKRLEEVKNVVIVGGGATGVELAGNIRGKNVTLIHRRDRLLPTMTTGSSKRAEKLLTELGVNLMLKVSAEEITKEGVVTSDGFVKSELTIFAGGLKGPQIIDTIEHRNKNHRLIVDKYLRLVEFSDIYGAGDCATFENEDIPMSANVAVMSGRVAMRNAMGEEVEFKPKRLATILRVGENFFGDFGDNYVEGNSAKLLRSIAYTESLMLPERLKG, encoded by the coding sequence TTGATAGTGATAGTAGGAGGAGGGTTTTCAGGTGTTTCAGCTTACAATCAGAACAGTAATGCAGTAATTATTGACAAGAAGGACTTTTTTCTCCTAACCCCCTGGGTCATAGACTACATATGTGGTCTTAAAGAGCTAGGAGACGTGACAGTAAAATACAAGAGAGTTGTGTTGGGTGAGTTAAGGAAAATAGATTATAAGGGTAAGAGGGTTATACTGGATAGGGAGAGGGAGATAAGGTACGACAAACTTATAGTTAGCCTAGGTCATCACCAAAACTTGCCCAGATTAAAAGGTGCAAGGGAGTACGCACATAAGATAGAGACACTTGATGACGCTGTAGCACTGAGGAAGAGGCTTGAGGAAGTAAAGAACGTAGTCATAGTCGGAGGAGGTGCTACAGGCGTGGAGTTGGCTGGGAACATCAGGGGAAAGAACGTTACATTAATCCACAGGAGGGACAGGCTACTGCCGACAATGACCACAGGGTCGTCGAAGAGGGCTGAAAAGTTGTTAACAGAACTCGGTGTGAACTTGATGCTAAAAGTGAGTGCAGAGGAGATAACTAAAGAAGGTGTTGTTACATCCGACGGCTTTGTGAAGTCCGAGTTGACGATCTTTGCTGGTGGTCTTAAAGGTCCACAGATTATAGACACAATCGAACACAGGAATAAGAACCACAGGTTAATTGTTGATAAGTACTTGAGGTTAGTTGAGTTTAGTGACATTTATGGTGCAGGTGACTGTGCGACATTCGAAAACGAGGACATCCCCATGTCAGCTAATGTAGCTGTAATGTCTGGTAGGGTAGCCATGAGGAATGCCATGGGAGAGGAGGTTGAGTTTAAACCTAAGAGGTTAGCTACAATACTGAGGGTTGGGGAGAACTTCTTTGGTGACTTTGGTGATAACTATGTGGAGGGTAACTCAGCCAAGTTGTTGAGAAGTATAGCCTACACCGAGTCATTAATGTTACCAGAAAGGCTTAAGGGATAG